A single region of the Biomphalaria glabrata chromosome 15, xgBioGlab47.1, whole genome shotgun sequence genome encodes:
- the LOC106061786 gene encoding mannose-P-dolichol utilization defect 1 protein-like isoform X1 → MSTNSTIIPSFLATWLKLIAPGECYEEFFIKLNFLHVLCAKILISKCLGYAIICGSCIVKVPQLIKILKAKSGEGISLPSVTFELVAISATWAYGKGHNFPFSSYGESIFLAIQTSIIAFLVLAFSNQLTKGLVYVAVYAGTLAFLLSPSAPMSLLVVLQGANIVLVSFSKMIQAVSNYNNGSTGQLSVITVYLLFLGSIARIFTSVQETGDMFVVITYCVATLFNGVIAAQMIYYWNTTPSPQEQSKKSS, encoded by the exons ATGTCAACTAATAGTACAATAATCCCATCGTTCTTAGCAACTTGGCTAAAATTAATTGCACCAGGCGAATGCTACGAGGAATTTTTCATTAAGCTGAATTTTTTGCACG TTCTGTGTGCAAAGATTCTGATAAGCAAATGCCTTGGATATGCTATCATCTGTGGTTCATGTATTG TGAAAGTGCCCCAACTAATCAAGATTTTAAAGGCTAAGAGTGGTGAAGGGATCAGCTTACCAAGCGTGACATTTGAGTTAGTTGCCATCTCAGCTACTTGGGCTTATGGAAAAGGACATAACTTTCCCTTCTC aTCGTATGGAGAATCAATATTTTTGGCAATACAAACCAGTATCATTGCATTCCTTGTGCTGGCATTTTCTAATCAGCTAACAAAGGGTTTAGTCTATGTGGCAGTTTATGCAGGAACCCTTGCATTTCTTTTATCACCTTCTGCTCCCATGAGCTTGTTGGTTGTTTTACAAGGAGCAAATATAGTCTTGGTTTCTTTTAGTAAA aTGATTCAAGCAGTATCCAACTACAACAATGGCAGCACTGGACAGCTTTCTGTTATAACAGTTTATCTCTTGTTTCTGGGTTCTATAGCTAGGATCTTCACCTCAGTCCAAGAAACTGGTGACATGTTTGTTGTCATCACCTATTGTGTGGCCACTCTGTTCAATGGCGTTATTGCTGCCCAGATGATTTATTATTGGAATACCACACCTAGTCCACAAGAACAGAGTAAGAAAAGTTCCTAG
- the LOC106061786 gene encoding mannose-P-dolichol utilization defect 1 protein-like isoform X2, whose translation MSILSRIRTNWLGSVECPSVLCAKILISKCLGYAIICGSCIVKVPQLIKILKAKSGEGISLPSVTFELVAISATWAYGKGHNFPFSSYGESIFLAIQTSIIAFLVLAFSNQLTKGLVYVAVYAGTLAFLLSPSAPMSLLVVLQGANIVLVSFSKMIQAVSNYNNGSTGQLSVITVYLLFLGSIARIFTSVQETGDMFVVITYCVATLFNGVIAAQMIYYWNTTPSPQEQSKKSS comes from the exons ATGTCCATCCTATCACGAATACGAACCAATTGGTTAGGCAGTGTTGAGTGTCCATCAG TTCTGTGTGCAAAGATTCTGATAAGCAAATGCCTTGGATATGCTATCATCTGTGGTTCATGTATTG TGAAAGTGCCCCAACTAATCAAGATTTTAAAGGCTAAGAGTGGTGAAGGGATCAGCTTACCAAGCGTGACATTTGAGTTAGTTGCCATCTCAGCTACTTGGGCTTATGGAAAAGGACATAACTTTCCCTTCTC aTCGTATGGAGAATCAATATTTTTGGCAATACAAACCAGTATCATTGCATTCCTTGTGCTGGCATTTTCTAATCAGCTAACAAAGGGTTTAGTCTATGTGGCAGTTTATGCAGGAACCCTTGCATTTCTTTTATCACCTTCTGCTCCCATGAGCTTGTTGGTTGTTTTACAAGGAGCAAATATAGTCTTGGTTTCTTTTAGTAAA aTGATTCAAGCAGTATCCAACTACAACAATGGCAGCACTGGACAGCTTTCTGTTATAACAGTTTATCTCTTGTTTCTGGGTTCTATAGCTAGGATCTTCACCTCAGTCCAAGAAACTGGTGACATGTTTGTTGTCATCACCTATTGTGTGGCCACTCTGTTCAATGGCGTTATTGCTGCCCAGATGATTTATTATTGGAATACCACACCTAGTCCACAAGAACAGAGTAAGAAAAGTTCCTAG